Genomic DNA from Catellatospora sp. TT07R-123:
GAGCAGCGCGGTCACGAGACCGGAGCCTGGCGGGGCAATGTCAGCGCCCCGGGCTCGCAGCCCGACTCACGGTGAGACCGGGATCGATCGGGAAGCCGCCGCACGCATGCCGATCCGGTGGCCGGACAGACGGCGTGCGGCGGGCGACCATCGCCCAGCTCGTCACCGACAGCGCCCGCCACGACGCAGCAGAGACGTTCCAGCACAACCTGAGAAGGCTCAGGTCGGTGGCGTAGGCGTGTGCGCGCATCCGCACCATCGCCTCGGCCAGGCTCACCCCAGCTGGACCCCGTCGCGCCGCCGCACCGCGGCGACCTATCGGCCGAGGCGTCGCGCGCCAATACCGGCGCACGAAAGCAGACTGCGCGAACGTGAAGCCTGGCCTACGCTTCGACCATGGCCGAGATCAAGTCCCCGACCCCGAAGAGAGCCTTTGAGCTGCTGCTCGCCGGCAACCAGCGGTTCGTGGTCGGCGCCCCGGAGCACCCCAACCAGGACGCGACCCGCCGCACCGAGATCGCGCCAGGCCAGCGCCCGTTCGCCGTGGTGTTCGGCTGCTCCGACTCCCGGCTGGCCGCGGAGATCATCTTCGACCGCGGCCTGGGCGACCTGTTCGTGGTCCGCACCGCGGGCCACGTGATGGGCGCGGAGGTGCTGGGCAGCATCGAGTACGGGGCCTCCGTGCTCGACTGTCCGCTGGTGGTGGTCCTCGGCCACGACTCGTGCGGCGCGGTCGGCGCCGCGTGCGCCGCGCTGGAGGACGGCATGTCCCCCAGCGGGTACGTCCGCGACGTCATCGAGCGGGTGACGCCCAGCGTGCTGGCCGCTCGGGCCGCAGGCCGCTTCGAACCCGACGAGATCCTGGCTGAGCACATCCGGCACACGGTCGAGCTCATCCTGGACCGCTCCCGGGTGCTGTCCGAGCGGGTCGAGGCAGGAAACGCCGCTGTGGTGGGCCTGTGCTACCGGCTGGCCGACGGTAGCGCCCAGGTGGTGGCCGCTCGCGGACTCGACTTGGCCGCGGTTTCACCCGCACCCTGACCGCCCTGTTGCGGTGTCGGACGGCTCTGGCTGGGGTTCTGGAGACGATGCA
This window encodes:
- a CDS encoding carbonic anhydrase produces the protein MAEIKSPTPKRAFELLLAGNQRFVVGAPEHPNQDATRRTEIAPGQRPFAVVFGCSDSRLAAEIIFDRGLGDLFVVRTAGHVMGAEVLGSIEYGASVLDCPLVVVLGHDSCGAVGAACAALEDGMSPSGYVRDVIERVTPSVLAARAAGRFEPDEILAEHIRHTVELILDRSRVLSERVEAGNAAVVGLCYRLADGSAQVVAARGLDLAAVSPAP